A segment of the Cottoperca gobio unplaced genomic scaffold, fCotGob3.1 fCotGob3_431arrow_ctg1, whole genome shotgun sequence genome:
CTTTTTGTCAAACAACTTCCAGGGTAACTTTTACATTTCGTCTCAGTTTGGCAAACATGATTTCAATGAATGAAAAAGTTCAGacaaggactgtgtgtgtgtattcagtggTTTACTTGTTAAGACTCAGAATGAACAGTTTACAAATTTAAAATTCAGTTCAGTCTGTATGACATTTGAATTGAATGATATGGAGCACTGAACATAATGAACTCATAACGATGACCTGCATACAAACCGTCTGTTCAACAGGAATATTCATTCACGATCCACATTcatcattttacattaaaacgTCATTCATTAAAATGACCCGTTCTCTCATTATTACACCTGAGAACAGATGTCCGAGGAAATCAACAGTCCCAAACATTTATAGACATCTTGCGTCTGATAGGTCAACATTTCAATTGagtgttttaaacatgtttcccttacaaataattaaaatattaaacacattattaGAACCTAAAACTGATTCAAAAATCCATTAAAAGTTTGTGTTAACATTCCAACAAGAACTGGATTCAACATCAAGATTCTGACTTTCCTAAATAAAGTATTACATTTGTCTACACTTGTATGTTCAGTACTCACAGCCCCTATGTATGTGACCTATAGTATCCTTAAAATCcagaaaacactaaaaacatcTGGAGCAGCAAGAAACTCTGAAACCATCAGAGCACAGAGGGCTGGACTCCCTGCATGTGCGTTGGAATACTGCAGGATCAAACACTCCACAACAGAAAGTAACTCAGCTTAATAACATGGAGGTGTGGCGGTTACACTTTGAACCTCAGTTGACACTTTTTGTTCCACATGAAGTTGCCGATGGGCCTGGTGACGGGCGTGGGCCGGgcgatgctggagaacggcctGGAATTGATGCTGACACGAGGCATCTCCTTCTTCAGAGAGGACAGGTGGCTGCCATTTACGATGCCAAACACATCCAGCAGGCTCAGCATGGGGAACGTCGTGCCCAAGTCACTGGAAATATGACACCAGTTAGGTTTTGGACTTCGTCACTCAAAAGTAGGGACGGCAGCAGGGGAACTTACGTGAGAGCAGCAAGGTGAATGTGATAGCAGCGACTCAGGGAGAGATGCAGCAGATCCTTCAGCTGTTTGAGGACAGGGAAGCTGTCGGCCATCAGCAGAGTACTGTCACTGTAACACAGGAAGATGCacgtttacacatccagcagacgtGGCGCAATATTAGCACGTTTACGCGTGGCTGCTATGGTTTTCACCTTGCAAGTCTGTGTGTCAACTGCCGTATTggtgtcatttttattttatttatccttAGTTAGAAGAATGGTAACATTGAGATACAAGATCTCTTCTTCAAGGAAATGTGGTCAAGACCGCAGCACAAGCAGTTAAGTACAGATTTATAGTAGGTTGACTTCAACTTTGTTGTGCCCATTGGTCTCACTCCCAGGTAAGATAAAAATCATAACATATGACAATCTAGAATGGTACTcggagcgcagacctccaccaaggcggGAAGATGTTCATGAGCTTTACATTGTAATGTGGAAACATGAATACGTGTTGTATTTTactgctcagagcgtttaaacgaCAAGTTGAAAGCCGTTTgggctgttttttttacttgagGGGGCGGTCACCGTGGCCCATGCTAcaaccttccaccaagtttcatgaacgaaacgcattttctaatgacatagaagctctggatggcattaacttggcctccagcaccactgtaaggaatcttggcgtcatctttgatcaagatctgtcgtttaactcccacataaaacaaatctcaaggactgccttctttcatccaCGTAACATTGcacaaataagacacatcccgtctcaaaatgatgcagaaaaactagtccatgcatttgttacttcaaggctggattactgcaactcattgttatcaggttgtcccaaaagtcgcttaagactcttcagatgatccaaaatgcagcggcacgtgtattgacaaacctccctgctctcttccttctcttctcccctccctcccctctcttctccctctctatctgtatgcatttatgtaaatgtatgttactaactcaccatccggggtatcatccccggagtgtctgtctctcatgtggcaggttgccactgataaagtttacgtcaggatcatgaatcgtgacagcgcctgctgacctggtcctgctggacaccgggaagccttattgacattttcctggattcatccatactttctattttttttccaacacaacataattttctgtcaaatgttgtatttgtactatgttgtttatcctgtacacacgacatctattgcacgtctgtccgtcctgggagagggatccctcctcagttgctctccctgaggtttcttccatgtttccccctttaattatggggtttcttttaggaagtttttccttgtgcgatgcgagggtctaaggacagagggtgtcgtaacctgtacagtctgtaaagcacactgagacaaatgtataatttgtgatattgggctatacaaataaatttgatttgatgatttgaacATGTTtcagtaatcctgctgacaaagaGCTGAAAAAATATCCTTGGaggtaataaatataaaaaagacaaatgcaaAAGCAGTCACAAGAgctcaaataaaacaatgtacatTAGTAACAGAATGGCATCAAACAAAAGTACAATCCACTATAAAAACAAGATCATCGCCCACCAAACATCttctgaaaatgtattcaatgcgaaaacacagaaactcttcttttctctggctcaacatctgtgttgtgttcagtTACTGCAGAGGTGCAGCTCTGCAGTAactgaacacaacacagatgTTGACCCGCCTGTTCATTTTTAGaatcaatacattttcagtATATGAATAAACTGTCATcccacacaaaacatttcatgtccATGAGGAGTAAAATCTCACCTTAAATCTAGCGCTTGAATATGGGAGCATCTGGTCACCAGCACCTTCACATCTGTAAAAAGACACACGATACGGTCATCTCAGATCTTTATCTCTGTAGCAAAGTGTGAGGAAGTGTAAACATCTGATGTTCAAAGTCCACAAAATCAGCTACATTTGATATTTTGGCAGTGGGCAAGTAAGAAAGCTAGACCAAAAGAATCCAACAACACACTGCTCAAGTATCTCTGATCAGAGTGTGACACCTCGCAAATAAAGGATCTTTGATATGACGAGGCACCCTGTGTTGAGCAGGAGTCACAGTTCGGCCCTGCTACACGTGTACACTGACTGACGAGAAGCTATTCTGAGAACAGAGctcaaccagcagcagcagagcagctgtcACCCTCACGACAGTTACACACGGCTGTGGCCATTTATAGCATCTGTACCAATAATTCATCACATGTACCTGTGAACCTTCATCGCAATGATATCTCAATCATTATTAAATAATCATACTGAAACAGACTTTACCAAGTGCACAATTGaggatacaaaaaaaagacaatacaaGGAAATAATGGCACAAATGTAAATTTATAAAAATCAGTCTAGTGAGTTTATGGATGTGCCTCAGACATTTTACAGAACGATGTGtaaattacaaaacacaaaattagTGAAAATGAAACTCCAAGGTTTTCTCACCTTATATTTAGTCCCCTCATTATAATAGCACCTGCAGCTATCTCTAGTAAACGGTGTGTATGCTGCTCTGAGGTATGCACGAGATGCACCAATTATCTTTTAAATACCCGTTTGTGTGGGAAACAGTATATGCATGGTTTTGACATGCATACATCCGACCACAGTTCTTAAAGGAGCAGCTGACttaaatgaattgtttttgcCATTTCGATACAACCACTTTTACTGCCAAGATCAAACTACAACCAACACCAATCTGATCATTCTCAGGGCTGTTCAGGACTGCCTCTCTGATGGAGGAGTTAAAGCAGGTGCACTAACAGCTCACCTAGCATACAACTATGCAGAGGGACACAATCTAGTGCAGTGTTGAATCATGAATCAGAGATCAAGTAGATCAGAAGCAACCTGCCATGAAGTCAAAACTTATGAATCCTAATGTCTCAAATATCAAAGGATGAACATATTCTAGACAAACACTCAACACATTGTATCCATAGACAATAAAATGCTGAATACTAGCATGCTAATGATTTGGCACCAACACCCCCATTTACCGTCTAGCGTGAGGCTCTCTCTGTATCCGCTGAGGTTGAGGTGAGTAACACTGGAGCTTACATTATTAACAACACTCTTCACATGATTATTGTTGAAGTCGCACCACGATATGTTCAGCTGCTCTATCCTgcacaggaaaaaaacaaaaaacacacaatatttaatACCGTAAATGGTAGCAATGGATGATGGATAAAAGTGATTTATAAGCTGTTATTTGGATAACAGGGTTTTGACGTGAAATAGAGCGAGTAGCTGACCTGGTGCAGGATTTGAGCATGTCAGCCAGAGGCGGAGCAGAGAAGCCGGAGCAGCCACTCAGGTTGAGCTGCAGAAGGTTTGGGTTCATGGACAGAGAGctgagtgagagacagacagacaaaacaataaaaatatcatCCAACTGAGAGAAGACCACAGGCACGCCAAGAGAAAATGCAAAACTTCCGTTGGATCCTGCTTTTCCAATTTAAGGATTTGCGGCTTTCCTCGTTTAGATCACAGGAAATTAAATTGATTAGAACTtagatttatattattattaatcatgttTTAAACGTAAATGGAAGCTTTACAGAAAGGTTAGTATGCTTGACATCACTAAGGATTCACACCTCTGATGAACCAAATGTTTGGGTGGTTGcagtggagctggaggatgaaaACTCACCTGATGATGGTGTCTGACAGCTGCAGACCCTCCAGGCTCAGATACTCCAGCAGCCTGCAGTGACAGATGATGCTCTCCAGAGATGAGGTGGGAATGATTGAGCTGGAAAGATCCATTCGAACGATCTGCAGAGGgctgaacaacaacaatagcAGCCTCGTTTAGCTCACATTGTTGAAGTGTGAAATCAAAGTTTGTATTGTACTGACAAGGCAAATTAAAATcaataacatattttacatacagGTAACTCCAGCAAGAGAACTACACCAATAAATAATCCTTTAATAAAGGCCAGATGTTGCCGTACTAATGGAACCAAACTTTTCAAATGAATCAGAAAACATACATTAAAAGACCTGTCAATTACATTCATTTGGCAGACACTTAAGTCCAAAGAGATATTTCCCTCCATTTATATTGAGTGGCAGCTCTCATTAAAAAAGGCGTGCTTGacgttaaactatatttttcttatagtcaacaaatcccataaaaagacTAAACCCAACAAAGTGTGAATACTTTCTGTCTCCActaccctgtctgtggctctcaatTCCATGCTGaggatgtaaatctttaaacaTTTGATCACAAATATAGGTTCATTTGTATTGTTAGTTTGACTCTGAACATGAGATTTGTTGTCAATAAGAAAAATTAAATCTCAACAGTTTTTTCTATTGAACGAGAAATTGAGCCTGGAAAGTGAACCTCTTACCAGCCTGAGTTGTGCAGACCAGAATAAAAGCAGCTGCTGGACTCACCCTGTGACTGTGAAGTGCAGCTCTTCCACAAAGGAGCGAGGGCAGCGCAACATGCGGACTCCGTTCTTCAGCACCTGCTGCAGAGCTGGACCCATTTGAGTCAACCCCTCCAGATCCACGCTGTGCCACAGAGACTCATCAAAACTAGGACAGAAACATACACAGCCAAATGATGTTAGCCTACACAGTCTATAGCTCCTGTGATCCTATCACATGTTAAATATCTATATGTGGCGTTCACTGCAGTCAGGAAAATATAGTCCatggttcagatgtggaaactTATCTAGACTTCTAGAAGCTACTGAGGAGAATATATGTTAATATGACTGAGGGCTGTTTATGGGTGAACAAGAGTACAGCAGGGAGGATTTAAAACCACTAGAAGCTGACCTTAGATCAGAAATCCTGTGGGCCTCTTAACTTTCACAGGATTCTACGGGGTAGGAAACTATCACCGTGTCATGAGGGGACCTGCATCAGAATAAATTCACATGTGCTATCTCACTATGGCCACAGTCATATAGCAGATGTGAATTTATCACAGAGTGAAATTGGGTGCAAATGTAACAGGTACGGGAAGCAGTTAATGGGGGCAAAGCTGGGAAGGAAGAACATTTCACTCGTGTCACCATCTAGAAAATCCCTAGCGACTCACGCTAAACGATGCCAGCGCTTGCAAACGATGGACATGCTGAGGAGGTCTTGCAGAGGGATATAGAAGAGGATCCTGAGAAGCAGCTCGTCGGGTAGGTGGTCCCATGAAATGCCTGCTGAGAGAAAATAATGAGTTTATCACAgctacaaacaaaacactgcagctgctTGATGGTCAGAATAAGTTTCCTACATGATGTGGATTCTTTTTTCCTCCTTGATCTCCTGGCAAGGACAAACTGGTTGCTGTTATTCTCTTTCCCCTTGCTGATGAGCCGCTGGTGCTTGTGGTGAGGTGACCATTGCTGGATGAACTCTGTTGGGGTGCATTCCATGTCCAGGCCCTCACTGAGACAGCAGTCTCTGGACTTACGTTTGTTGATCTTCTTGGACTGAGACAACATGGAGCCCTGAAGACTCAAGCAGGGCAGATTCTGCAGTGGCATGCTGGGTGGAAGGAGAAACTAATCAAACACTTGTTCAAAATGTTAACGAGGTTACTCAcctctttattttttcattatacaGCAATATCTCAGAGAAAGATTGGATCGCAACCTAGCTTCCTCCTGAACAACCTCTCTCTGCCCGCCATATTGATGCTGCTACTAGCAGTGTGACCGCGCCAATTCTAACTGCAAAAGAGAACGCAAATATTTTGTCACCTCAGTTTCAAGCTATATCTGCTTGCAATTACGCGGGGTTTTTATTCTCATATTCGGTAGCTAGTTTACACTTTAATAAAACAGGAGGGAGGTATAGACACACCTGAAGGCCTGGCAGACATGAAAGCGCGGTATCGACTACTATTAGCTTCGCTTTTATACTAAAGCTGCTCAGAATAATGGCGACTCACTCACTAACACACTTGATATCCGGCTAACGGTACAGACTTTCAATGATGAGAGATGAGTTCTATTTCATTAATTGGAACACAATGTAAAAACCAGGTAGTGTTGCCTCATTTTCACATGGATGGCACGTTGAAAATTATCTTACGGAATCGCTACtgcaaatatttttacattataaaagtataaacATTTGTAAGCATACCTGTGTTTTGGCATCGCAGTTCAAACCTAAATGTGCAATATTAATACTTAGATAACTGCACATAAAGAAGCTGCCTGTTTTTACTGCAGCAGCCCTCCAACCGAGACTCTTTAAACTCACCGCCGGCAGCAGCAGAGCGCCCTGTGTATTCACCACGTCACCGACGTGTCTGCGCCTTACGTCTTACGTCATGCGTTTCACTGATTGGGTCATGTGGCGTTCTGgtcttgcttgttttttttccatcttttcaGTTATGCTGAGAGAAGCATctgcatttattgtttttccaaATGTCTTTAGGTTAATAGAAAAACATAGCAGCAAATGACATTTCATCAGGGGACCCTATACATATGTCCCAAAGCTAAAAGGCATATGCTTCAATGTGCATAATCaagagataaataataataaataaaaagagcaaaCACTTTTTTCAAGCTAGACATTGAATGGCCAAATGATGCTCACTAAACCTCCCCTCTGCCTTTTCTGTTTCACAAGGGCTGGTGCGTGTATGCcttcttaaatatatattgtttggcTTCTAATCACTTCTCCTCAGAGGCTAAGTTCTTGATGTTGCCAACAAATCTGCTTGTCATGTTGGGTTTGCGGTTTCAGAGTAAGAGATCTTGAAAATGTATCTTGCCAATCTTATTAATgttctccctttttctctctataGGACCTTAGATTCAAACCACTACCGtttacggcccgcgagaccatttgatccggccctcgtgGTAATTCATGCAAAAAAATAGGaataggaaaaaaataaaaagatcagacagcaatagaataaaacaggcGACTGACTATTTTTCCTGACCAAGGTCAGCGTccatgaacacaacacgagcggaacgtgtcatcacgtggtcacgtcatgtcaaaaaacttcaatattaaacgagactgtcaacATGgaatacatggaatcggagtttcgggattccggtggaatcgcaatgcatgctggtgtggcgggcgtagaaaagtgagcaccaactctacaagggccgccatattggatttcttctctgcgtgtttacattgtatttggctagtttttagtgtgtaatcatcgctcttctagttatgggatttggacaccgaaattgtgtggtgaaaggatgttcaaacagtgggagaaagctaaataaatgggcagaatctcattgtgagcttcacgattgcactcgtttgatgaaaaattgcgactgcaagctcccgttcaaactatttccatttccaacagcactaaagaacaatgatcgaaggctagcatggaccaaagttGTAAAGatacaggattacaatgggaagtcttgggagcccaagaaatcttcgcggatttgcagtgagcatttcatgcaaggaaaaccaacaaattaattccctgatcctgaactcgacgtggggtatgtagtctatctacttgatttatagattgacaaatgtactttctatatattgagttttataataattaacaaacacaagttaggtatatatttataatagcttaccctgcaacacaactgcaataagcactctataaactttcattgttatgcggatgatacccaattatatctatcaattaaaccagatgaaaccaatcaattggctaaacttcaagcatgccttaaggacataaaaacttggatgtctagcaaccttttgatgttaaacacagacaaaactgaagttattatacttggccctaaacgcctccgaaacgcattttctaatgacatagaagctctggatggcattaacttggcctccagcaccactgtaaggaatcttggcgtcatctttgatcaagatctgtcgtttaactcccacataaaacaaatctcaaggactgccttctttcatctacgtaacattgcaaaaataagacccatcctgtctcaaaatgatgcagaaaaactagtccatgcatttgttacttcaaggctggattactgcaactcatcaggttgtcccaaaaagtcgcttaagactcttcagttgatccaaaatgcagcggcacgtgtattgacaagaacaaggaaatgggatcatattactcctgtattagctgctctgcactggctcccggtaaaatacagaatagaattcaaaatccttctcctgacttacaaatcaattaatggtcaggctccagcatatcttaaagatctcatagtaccttataaaccaactagagcattacgctcccagactgcagggttacttgtggttcctagagtctctaagagtacaatgggagccagagccttcagctatcaagctcctctccagtggaaccagcttccagttatttcgggaggcagacacactctccacatttaagagcaggctaaagactttcctttttgataaagcttatagttagggctggctcaggtttgccctggatcagcccctagttatgctgctataagcAGGGGaaacctccctgctctcttccttctcttcttctctcctcccctccctcccctctcttctcccttcttctccctctctatctgtatgcatttatgtaaatgtatgttactaactcaccatccggggtatcatccccggagtgtctgtctctcatgtggcaggttgccactgataaagtttacgtcaggatcatgaatcgtgacagcgcctgctgacctggtcctgctggacaccgggaagccttattgacattttcctggattcatccatactttctatttttttttccaacacaacataatttctgtcaaatgttgtatttgtactatgttgtttatcctgtacacacgacatctattgcacatctgtccgtcctgggagagggatccctcctcagttgctctcccatttttccccctttaattttggggtttcttttaggaagtttttccttgtgcgatgcgagggtctaaggacagaggatgtcgtaacctgtacagtctgtaaagcacactgagacaaatgtataatttgtgatattgggctatacaaataaatttgatttgatttatgatatcgccagttttcttgactgcgcagatccatgccgaatgtggcgtttgggaaattttcattgaattgaacattttgctttcaaaaagcaatactcagaatctgcgaaaggattgaaagatatttgtttcaacctgcaagagtcaaacagtctaaatgctttgctttctttgtattcgttcaaagttcgtttatgaaactcaacatcgttccctgggtggtcagacattaaaaataatgttatatcgctgaggtatatcggcggccaagaagtcatgctgttgttttcattgacccagccatcctgcaatgtcaagggatcaggcactgaaacgccactcggcataaccaaaagcttagtcttttctttttctgtgattaaaattcttttgttagctgttggttgctcctcaatgcccatctctgatgcagcaaacacccgggcaataagctcgagttttgttcctgaaacctttaaaattccgcttgcggcaaaatactttcaaagcttcgactttccacatctgaacctcatcataagaaaggagtcagaactcattgtagataGTAGGTTtatttacaacacgcttgaagaataagctaaatacaatgtaaacacgtagagaagaaatccaatatggcggcccttgtagagttggtgctcacttttctacgcccgccacaccagcatgcattgtgattcCACCGGAATCCCGAAACTCCCGATTCCATGTATAGACATCAAtaaacgcagcatggcgagtgtaaaacagagaaaggtggatgcggaatgtcgcactttccaggagaaatggaccaacgatgatttctttgtggaagtaaaaggccagtgtgcctagttttgCAGCGATAATATCGAGCATCATTACAGCACggaacatgccaaactgcacgagctgaaaggacgagtgcgtttggataaagttaacgctcttcgccggagtttggcccaacaagcagctctctccagagcgtaacatacaaacatggaaagatagacaggtagaccaccactgctgtgcaattatcactgccatttacaatactcactttattttctatcaaccacttggtacttatattattttttattatatttaattattgcgtactgcctttttacttaatatgttcttttgctgtgacaagatacatttccccgttgtgggactattaaaggatttctgatttctgataaaacagaagatgCATGgttaaaaaagttgcttttttgcacagcatacaagaaaagtgaaatgaatgggctgcgtcttaaaaaaaattgcagaggttatgaatTCAATAactagtatggccctcgaaggatgtatTTTTGGGGGGTGTTTGCTTTATAGGCTACGCTATGTTGTTAAatttgagatttgaaaaaaagagctaGGTAAAGTCCTTTTATGTGTAAATTTaattggcaataaaccaaattctgaattgattctgaccagtgttcaggcaactttgtgtttttagaattttatttttattttgctgagcaatAAAGTGCTGTTTGAGAAAACACTTAaccgccactgctcgaaagcatacATTTTTTcccaaggatacaccatgaataacaCTAATCGGAAGTAATGGTAACAAACTgacactctggtcgggacttggccCAGCAGCAGatgagctgcactctggctgctcgtagtagcagagctacaTTTGAATCACTGGTGCTAGATTCAGGCCGTGTGCGTTTTTAAAAAGGAGTTTCCGAACGTTTGCGctgacgtcgctccatttataattaatgtgttggtgttggtttccattgatttttgtttttacccatACACCAACTTTTCCACCTCAGCCAAGCATAACAcacctttcttttcaaatatatatatatatacacatattttttATCGTTTGGTGTTTCTGCTGTCATCTGCAGAGCTGCTGTATGGGTGGTGCTTTATCTCCTGCTGGATTTTGATAGGCCGGTCTGAATCAAAAGTCTTTTTTGGTGAttaataattaacacattattgCCCCTTCATCAGAAAACTTCTTACACAATACATTCCGTACTTTCCATCGTTGATCACAATGAACCGATAAGGATTTTGTCTATAACAATAAATCACATTCTATTAGGATTTACCTTCACAAAAGGAGACcaagaaatatgaaaacaaattcCAAAgccatattcttttttttttattgatgtaaaGGAAGATTTCATCTTCACAACTTACAAATGACAAGTTCCATTTAAGTGAATATTTTTGAAGTCTTGATTTAGAATTGATTAAGCAGAACATCACATTATCTAAACCTTTAGAATTCACTAGTTTAAATTTCACATGTCTGTTTACTTGTAGGAAGCTGTGTCGAGGTGTTTGAGTGCTCCTCCCACCAAGTAGAGGCTTCCGGTGATGAGAATGTGGATCTCGGCTGCGTCGCAGAGCGGAGCAGCTTTGGCCACGACACTGGCTTTTACTGGTAAGACTCTCTGGGCTGGGTCTGCCAGCTCTGAATCCCTGCCCTGGGTGATCCACTGGAGGGCGCTGAGGATGCAGGGGAAGACCAGggtgtctgttttcttttcagcaACCAGCTGACGGCTGCCCTCGATAAGCAGCTGTGTACCTTTGTTGTTATTCCCCAGGCTGTTGTGGAGATGCCAGCTCCTCTCGTTGTCCAAGCAGCGAGTCAACATGTTCTGCTGGTCTGAGAGGTGTGGGGATGACAGGATGAATATCCCACATATGAATAACTATGAATAATCATACCTATACTATACGTTGAAAAATGAGCAGTCATGAAAAGTACATGTGATTGATAGTTAATGGACTAAAAACCACAAGTATGGTCCTTTAATCATTTTAGGTAAAGTTCAGTGTTTTTGCCAACAGCTAAAATCAACAGGCTCATTTGTCTTACCTGCATTGCAAGAAGCCATGGCTTCAGGGATGCTTGGGCAGAAAACAGCAAAGTCAAAATGACATggctgagaagaagaaaaaaaagtaaaagatataaatatcTGCTCAGACAAGCATCAGCTGGCTGAACAGTGTTGTCAGACCTGTTTAGGATGTATCAGTTGGTCCATGGCACATGGTGTTCTGTGTTAGTGCTgactatataattatatatttctacAGCGATTATAGCTCATTTAATAGGAAATTATTTCTCCTAattaatacatacatgtttagTGTTGAATCTGTAGAGCCTTGTATACATGAACACATATTTATCAACCCTCTACAACTCACAGTAAAGAATGCTCTAAAGAGCCAATTTAGGAGTTAAACACTTCCTTGCTGAGTGTgaagaataaaacatgtatCAAGCAA
Coding sequences within it:
- the skp2 gene encoding S-phase kinase-associated protein 2 isoform X1, with the translated sequence MPKHSMPLQNLPCLSLQGSMLSQSKKINKRKSRDCCLSEGLDMECTPTEFIQQWSPHHKHQRLISKGKENNSNQFVLARRSRRKKESTSCISWDHLPDELLLRILFYIPLQDLLSMSIVCKRWHRLAFDESLWHSVDLEGLTQMGPALQQVLKNGVRMLRCPRSFVEELHFTVTGPLQIVRMDLSSSIIPTSSLESIICHCRLLEYLSLEGLQLSDTIISSLSMNPNLLQLNLSGCSGFSAPPLADMLKSCTRIEQLNISWCDFNNNHVKSVVNNVSSSVTHLNLSGYRESLTLDDVKVLVTRCSHIQALDLSDSTLLMADSFPVLKQLKDLLHLSLSRCYHIHLAALTDLGTTFPMLSLLDVFGIVNGSHLSSLKKEMPRVSINSRPFSSIARPTPVTRPIGNFMWNKKCQLRFKV
- the skp2 gene encoding S-phase kinase-associated protein 2 isoform X2, with the protein product MPLQNLPCLSLQGSMLSQSKKINKRKSRDCCLSEGLDMECTPTEFIQQWSPHHKHQRLISKGKENNSNQFVLARRSRRKKESTSCISWDHLPDELLLRILFYIPLQDLLSMSIVCKRWHRLAFDESLWHSVDLEGLTQMGPALQQVLKNGVRMLRCPRSFVEELHFTVTGPLQIVRMDLSSSIIPTSSLESIICHCRLLEYLSLEGLQLSDTIISSLSMNPNLLQLNLSGCSGFSAPPLADMLKSCTRIEQLNISWCDFNNNHVKSVVNNVSSSVTHLNLSGYRESLTLDDVKVLVTRCSHIQALDLSDSTLLMADSFPVLKQLKDLLHLSLSRCYHIHLAALTDLGTTFPMLSLLDVFGIVNGSHLSSLKKEMPRVSINSRPFSSIARPTPVTRPIGNFMWNKKCQLRFKV